Proteins encoded within one genomic window of Sphaerotilus montanus:
- the hypB gene encoding hydrogenase nickel incorporation protein HypB, translated as MCVICGCSTGTPGAVHEHPTAPVVTATTGNDLHFGAGPARVSVPGMSQARAIKLEADVLGANQRIADANRAHFAGHGVVAYNLVSSPGSGKTTLLCATIEALKARAPDLPLGVIEGDQQTSNDADRIRATGAPAIQVNTGKGCHLDAPMIAEAFARLPLHSHHDHDPAHDHGHTHDHDHGHHHHHAPTSLLMIENVGNLVCPAMWDLGERAKIAILSVTEGEDKPIKYPDMFAAARLMVLTKTDLLPYLDFDVAQCIAYAQRVNPGIEVLLLSARTGVGMDAWLDWLLEAQEAQAA; from the coding sequence ATGTGCGTCATCTGCGGCTGCTCCACCGGCACCCCCGGCGCGGTGCATGAACACCCGACCGCCCCGGTGGTCACGGCGACGACGGGCAACGACCTGCACTTCGGCGCCGGCCCGGCCCGCGTCTCGGTGCCCGGCATGAGCCAGGCACGCGCCATCAAGCTCGAAGCCGACGTGCTCGGCGCCAACCAGCGCATCGCCGACGCCAACCGCGCCCACTTCGCCGGCCACGGCGTCGTCGCCTACAACCTCGTCTCCAGCCCCGGTTCGGGCAAGACGACGCTGCTGTGCGCGACGATCGAGGCGCTGAAGGCCCGCGCGCCGGACCTGCCGCTGGGTGTCATCGAGGGCGACCAGCAGACCTCGAACGACGCCGACCGCATCCGCGCGACCGGCGCCCCCGCGATCCAGGTCAACACCGGCAAGGGCTGCCACCTTGACGCGCCGATGATCGCCGAGGCGTTCGCGCGACTGCCGCTGCACAGCCACCATGACCACGACCCTGCACACGATCACGGTCACACGCACGACCATGACCACGGTCACCACCATCACCACGCCCCGACCTCGCTGCTGATGATCGAGAACGTCGGCAACCTCGTCTGCCCGGCGATGTGGGATCTGGGCGAGCGCGCCAAGATCGCCATCCTCTCGGTCACCGAGGGCGAGGACAAGCCGATCAAGTACCCGGACATGTTCGCGGCGGCCAGGCTGATGGTGCTGACCAAGACCGACCTGCTGCCCTACCTCGATTTCGATGTGGCGCAGTGCATCGCCTACGCGCAGCGGGTGAACCCGGGCATCGAGGTGCTGCTGCTGTCGGCGCGCACCGGAGTCGGCATGGACGCCTGGCTGGACTGGCTGCTGGAAGCGCAGGAAGCGCAGGCGGCGTGA
- a CDS encoding hydrogenase maturation nickel metallochaperone HypA/HybF, whose amino-acid sequence MHELSLAGGVVRLVEDAAEREGFRRVSQLRLEAGALSGVEVRALRFALDASIPGTCLEGAEILIDEPPGTAWCLRCCETVEITSRADACPRCGGFQLQPTGGTELRVVDLLVHDD is encoded by the coding sequence ATGCATGAACTCAGTCTGGCGGGCGGCGTCGTGCGGCTGGTCGAGGACGCGGCCGAGCGCGAAGGCTTTCGCCGCGTGTCGCAGTTGCGGCTGGAGGCGGGCGCGCTCAGCGGCGTAGAGGTGCGCGCGCTACGGTTCGCGCTGGACGCCAGCATCCCGGGCACCTGCCTGGAAGGCGCCGAGATCCTGATCGACGAGCCGCCCGGCACGGCGTGGTGCCTGCGCTGCTGCGAGACGGTCGAGATCACCTCGCGCGCCGACGCCTGCCCGCGCTGCGGCGGCTTTCAACTGCAGCCGACCGGCGGCACCGAACTGCGTGTCGTGGACCTGCTGGTGCACGACGACTGA
- a CDS encoding hydrogenase formation protein, protein MTLAPEPLAGRMHLRPGVAPPAAIHSTRPDLLPRLAPGRRAGEMPALLGAVFTLCAAAHRLTAIAAIRAARGEPADDPAAAAQTLRLATAREQILRIGHDWPRLLRQDGRSDEGALLLRTCPLWRDDLPPADRLEALPVWLAHKWLGHTPADWLQRHDADPTGWATRWVEQTVRFGTPGALVRLLHQIGPAARTLATPGRSLRPAASDWALLGQAMADDPAFCARPHWHGQPADTGPWSRRADVDASTPPLDGTVWLRLVARLVEVLRLGAPDGADRLDHGACALGRGAGLAWCETARGLLVHRVQLDADGQRVQAWQVLAPTEWNFHPAGTLAHALAALRDTDPAQRDAAARLLAVAFDPCVEFEVRHA, encoded by the coding sequence ATGACACTCGCCCCGGAACCGCTGGCCGGTCGCATGCACCTGCGCCCCGGCGTGGCCCCGCCGGCGGCGATCCACAGCACCCGCCCGGACCTGCTGCCGCGCCTGGCGCCGGGCCGCCGCGCGGGCGAGATGCCGGCGCTGCTCGGCGCGGTGTTCACGCTGTGCGCCGCGGCCCACCGGCTGACCGCCATCGCCGCGATCCGCGCCGCCCGGGGCGAGCCGGCCGACGACCCGGCAGCGGCTGCCCAGACCCTGCGCCTGGCCACCGCCCGCGAGCAGATCCTGCGCATCGGCCACGACTGGCCGCGCCTGCTGCGCCAGGACGGCCGCAGCGACGAAGGCGCGCTGCTGCTGCGCACCTGCCCGCTGTGGCGCGACGACCTGCCCCCGGCCGACCGGCTGGAGGCCCTGCCCGTCTGGCTCGCCCACAAGTGGCTCGGCCACACCCCCGCCGACTGGCTGCAGCGCCACGACGCCGATCCGACCGGCTGGGCCACGCGCTGGGTGGAGCAGACGGTGCGCTTCGGCACGCCCGGCGCACTGGTCCGGCTGCTGCACCAGATCGGCCCGGCCGCGCGCACGCTGGCCACACCGGGCCGGTCGCTGCGGCCGGCCGCCAGCGACTGGGCGCTGCTCGGACAGGCGATGGCGGACGACCCGGCCTTCTGTGCCCGCCCGCACTGGCATGGCCAGCCCGCCGACACCGGACCGTGGAGCCGCCGCGCCGACGTCGACGCCAGCACCCCGCCGCTGGACGGCACGGTGTGGCTGCGGCTGGTCGCGCGGCTGGTCGAGGTGCTGCGGCTGGGTGCGCCGGACGGCGCGGACCGGCTGGACCACGGTGCCTGCGCGCTGGGCCGCGGCGCCGGGCTGGCCTGGTGCGAGACGGCACGCGGGCTGCTGGTCCACCGCGTGCAGCTCGACGCAGACGGCCAGCGCGTGCAGGCCTGGCAGGTGCTCGCGCCGACCGAATGGAACTTCCACCCCGCAGGCACACTGGCGCACGCGCTCGCGGCGCTGCGGGACACCGACCCGGCGCAGCGGGACGCGGCGGCGCGGCTGCTCGCGGTCGCCTTTGATCCCTGTGTCGAATTCGAGGTGCGCCATGCATGA
- the hybE gene encoding [NiFe]-hydrogenase assembly chaperone HybE, with amino-acid sequence MADRLEVLEATFRRIATTRMRGVPVLHAGLSVQAVGFVREPVAVGSKSASVALPMLMGVLVTPWFMNVLRLPVTPVADAAAAGLLPVGATAVRRYGAHPLDFLGAHEPSIGAFEQASLFSPMFGFADQPAAVATAREVLRLLRQPTTAEACA; translated from the coding sequence ATGGCTGACCGGCTGGAGGTCTTGGAGGCCACCTTCCGCCGCATCGCCACGACGCGGATGCGCGGCGTGCCGGTGCTGCACGCGGGGCTGTCGGTGCAGGCGGTCGGGTTCGTGCGGGAACCGGTCGCGGTGGGATCGAAGTCCGCGTCGGTGGCGCTGCCCATGCTGATGGGCGTGCTGGTGACGCCGTGGTTCATGAACGTGCTGCGCCTGCCTGTCACCCCGGTGGCCGACGCGGCTGCGGCCGGGCTGCTGCCGGTCGGCGCCACCGCCGTGCGGCGCTACGGCGCACATCCGCTGGACTTCCTCGGCGCGCACGAGCCGTCGATCGGGGCCTTCGAGCAGGCCTCGCTGTTCTCGCCGATGTTCGGCTTCGCCGACCAGCCCGCCGCGGTGGCCACGGCGCGCGAGGTGCTGCGCCTGCTGCGCCAGCCGACCACGGCCGAGGCCTGCGCATGA
- a CDS encoding rubredoxin, producing MSTATGAAGFQGFEGSYLGDAARLPADARLECKICWWVYDPAVGDEVWQIAPGTAFTALPAHWRCPQCDGEAEQFMVLGDG from the coding sequence ATGAGCACGGCGACCGGCGCCGCGGGCTTCCAGGGCTTCGAGGGCAGCTACCTCGGCGACGCGGCGCGGCTGCCAGCCGACGCGCGGCTCGAATGCAAGATCTGCTGGTGGGTCTACGACCCGGCAGTCGGCGACGAGGTCTGGCAGATCGCGCCCGGCACGGCCTTCACCGCCCTGCCTGCGCACTGGCGCTGCCCGCAGTGCGACGGCGAGGCCGAACAGTTCATGGTGCTCGGTGATGGCTGA
- a CDS encoding hydrogenase expression/formation protein, with the protein MPLNLEPEPIAMALPFDIKPFPIPVVALGPGSQSGDEDESLNYIAMPQGMSTFRAPPLPEPEELAGHAGAVSTLHEVLARLQAVLRGEAVAPVRLDGLAAADLALINQVLGEGEVSAQVLAEPGRAPSAPRAQIQESVFAGVWRVIERCDDGRVLDTIEVGAVPALLHRIAAEDTRPVPPEPAVLPPNVLNAGSILVELAAHRQHWRAGDAPQVVNLTLLPVTLEDIAWIDHQLGTGRIVILSRGYGNCRITNACAAHTWRVVYYNSQDTVILNAVEVCGLPEVACAAPEDLADSAERLVEVLQWVEQA; encoded by the coding sequence ATGCCACTGAACCTGGAACCGGAACCGATCGCCATGGCCCTGCCCTTCGACATCAAGCCCTTCCCCATCCCGGTCGTCGCCCTCGGCCCCGGCAGCCAGAGCGGCGACGAGGACGAGTCGCTGAACTACATCGCCATGCCCCAAGGCATGAGCACCTTCCGCGCCCCGCCACTGCCCGAGCCGGAGGAACTCGCCGGCCACGCGGGCGCCGTGTCCACGCTGCACGAGGTGCTGGCGCGGCTGCAGGCGGTGCTGCGCGGCGAGGCGGTCGCGCCGGTGCGGCTGGACGGGCTGGCAGCGGCCGATCTGGCGCTCATCAACCAGGTGCTCGGCGAGGGCGAGGTCAGCGCGCAGGTGCTGGCCGAGCCGGGCCGCGCACCCAGCGCGCCGCGGGCGCAGATCCAGGAGTCGGTCTTCGCCGGGGTCTGGCGGGTGATCGAGCGCTGCGACGACGGGCGCGTGCTCGACACCATCGAGGTCGGCGCGGTCCCGGCGCTGCTGCACCGCATCGCCGCCGAGGACACGCGGCCGGTGCCACCCGAGCCGGCGGTGCTGCCGCCGAACGTGCTCAACGCCGGCTCGATCCTGGTCGAGCTGGCCGCGCACCGCCAGCACTGGCGCGCGGGCGATGCGCCGCAGGTCGTCAACCTGACGCTGCTGCCGGTGACGCTGGAGGACATCGCCTGGATCGACCACCAGCTCGGCACCGGCCGCATCGTCATCCTCTCGCGCGGCTACGGCAACTGCCGCATCACCAACGCCTGCGCCGCCCACACCTGGCGCGTCGTCTACTACAACTCGCAGGACACGGTGATCCTGAACGCGGTCGAGGTCTGCGGGCTGCCGGAGGTGGCGTGCGCCGCGCCGGAGGACCTGGCGGATTCGGCCGAGCGGCTGGTCGAGGTGCTGCAGTGGGTGGAGCAGGCATGA
- a CDS encoding hydrogenase, which yields MTMTTMPTTTLSPDTTDLHPLVARLVRAFDARLVTPDSVDAWSAEGGDRVLLLGGDPVRFPEALDVAVVLPELQRAVGGRFRIAVAARGDEDALARRYGVLRWPALVFLREGRYVSVLPGMHDWTDYVAQVQAALATAPSRVPGVGIPVVSATAGASACH from the coding sequence ATGACGATGACGACGATGCCCACCACCACCCTGTCCCCGGACACCACCGACCTGCACCCGCTGGTGGCCCGCCTCGTCCGCGCGTTCGACGCCCGACTCGTCACCCCCGACAGCGTGGACGCCTGGTCCGCCGAAGGAGGCGACCGGGTGCTGCTGCTCGGCGGCGACCCGGTGCGGTTTCCGGAAGCGCTGGACGTGGCCGTCGTGCTGCCGGAGCTGCAGCGCGCCGTCGGCGGCCGCTTCCGGATCGCCGTCGCGGCCCGCGGGGACGAGGACGCGCTGGCCCGCCGCTACGGCGTGCTGCGCTGGCCGGCGCTGGTCTTCCTGCGCGAGGGCCGCTACGTCAGCGTCCTGCCCGGCATGCACGACTGGACCGACTACGTCGCCCAGGTGCAGGCCGCCCTGGCGACGGCGCCGTCGCGCGTGCCCGGCGTCGGCATTCCCGTCGTCAGCGCCACCGCTGGCGCCAGCGCATGCCACTGA
- a CDS encoding HypC/HybG/HupF family hydrogenase formation chaperone, with product MGLPMCITERRNTPAGHAWAHGRGESRLVNTALVGDCAPGEWVLVFLDSAQERLSPERAAEIDATLDLVAAAMQGHELTNTAAAFVLPSAMDAAQLAALTGQTP from the coding sequence ATGGGACTGCCGATGTGCATCACCGAGCGCCGCAACACGCCCGCCGGCCATGCCTGGGCGCACGGTCGGGGCGAGTCGCGGCTCGTCAACACCGCGCTGGTCGGCGACTGCGCGCCGGGTGAGTGGGTGCTGGTCTTCCTCGACAGCGCGCAGGAACGCCTCAGCCCCGAGCGTGCCGCCGAGATCGACGCCACGCTGGACCTGGTCGCCGCGGCGATGCAGGGCCATGAACTGACGAACACCGCGGCGGCCTTCGTGCTGCCGTCGGCCATGGATGCGGCCCAGCTGGCCGCGCTGACCGGACAGACCCCATGA
- a CDS encoding HyaD/HybD family hydrogenase maturation endopeptidase, whose product MTVSLNDTTSTTDTAGPIVVLGIGNVLWADEGFGVRCVEALQQQWSFAPHVDLIDGGTQGLYLIHHVQGAERLLIFDAIDYGLEPGTMRLIEDDEVPRFMGAKKMSLHQTGFQEVLMLALLTERYPRQVLLIGCQPEELEDYGGSLRPRIRLAVDDAVALAVERLREWGAAPQPREAPLAGDESVTVPTLSLGAYEAGRPAAEQACRVGDERFMPRSA is encoded by the coding sequence ATGACCGTCTCCCTGAACGACACCACCAGCACCACCGACACCGCCGGTCCCATCGTCGTGCTCGGCATTGGCAACGTGCTGTGGGCGGACGAGGGCTTCGGCGTGCGCTGCGTCGAGGCGCTGCAGCAGCAGTGGTCCTTCGCGCCGCACGTCGACCTGATCGACGGCGGCACGCAGGGCCTGTACCTGATCCACCATGTGCAGGGCGCCGAGCGGCTGCTGATCTTCGACGCCATCGACTACGGGCTGGAGCCCGGCACGATGCGGCTGATCGAGGACGACGAGGTGCCGCGCTTCATGGGCGCCAAGAAGATGAGCCTGCACCAGACCGGTTTCCAGGAGGTGCTGATGCTGGCGCTGCTCACCGAGCGCTACCCGCGCCAGGTGCTGCTGATCGGCTGCCAGCCCGAGGAGCTGGAGGACTACGGCGGCAGCCTGCGCCCGCGCATCCGGCTGGCGGTGGACGACGCCGTGGCGCTGGCTGTCGAGCGGCTGCGTGAATGGGGTGCCGCGCCGCAGCCGCGCGAGGCACCGCTGGCGGGCGACGAGTCGGTGACGGTGCCGACGCTGTCGCTCGGCGCCTACGAGGCGGGGCGGCCGGCGGCGGAACAGGCCTGCCGTGTCGGCGACGAACGTTTCATGCCGAGGAGTGCCTGA
- the cybH gene encoding Ni/Fe-hydrogenase, b-type cytochrome subunit, whose amino-acid sequence MSNHHSAVTATGIDTDAVVHGQSIQSVYVYEAPVRLWHWVNALAITVLAVTGYFIGAPLPTMPGEASDHFLMGYIRFAHFAAGYVFAVGLLGRIYWAFVGNHHARELFTLPVFTPAYWREVISMLKWYAFLSPRPNQYVGHNPMARLAMFCGFFLFSVFMVCTGFALYGEGAQMGSWQEQLFGWVIPLMGQSQDVHTWHRMGMWGMVIFVTLHVYAAIREDIMGRQSIVSTMISGYRTFKD is encoded by the coding sequence ATGAGCAACCACCACTCCGCCGTGACGGCCACCGGCATCGACACCGACGCCGTCGTCCACGGCCAGTCGATCCAGTCGGTCTACGTCTACGAAGCTCCGGTGCGCCTGTGGCACTGGGTCAACGCGCTGGCGATCACCGTGCTGGCCGTCACGGGCTACTTCATCGGCGCGCCGCTGCCGACGATGCCCGGCGAGGCCAGCGACCACTTCCTGATGGGCTACATCCGCTTCGCGCACTTCGCGGCGGGCTACGTGTTCGCGGTCGGGCTGCTGGGGCGGATCTACTGGGCGTTCGTCGGCAACCACCACGCCCGGGAGCTGTTCACGCTGCCGGTGTTCACGCCCGCGTACTGGCGCGAGGTGATCAGCATGCTCAAGTGGTACGCCTTTCTCTCCCCGCGCCCCAACCAGTACGTCGGCCACAACCCGATGGCGCGGCTGGCGATGTTCTGCGGCTTCTTCCTGTTCTCGGTGTTCATGGTCTGCACCGGCTTCGCGCTGTACGGCGAAGGCGCGCAGATGGGCTCGTGGCAGGAGCAGCTGTTCGGCTGGGTCATCCCGCTGATGGGCCAGTCGCAGGACGTCCACACCTGGCACCGCATGGGCATGTGGGGCATGGTGATCTTCGTGACGCTGCATGTGTACGCCGCGATCCGCGAGGACATCATGGGCCGCCAGAGCATCGTCAGCACGATGATCTCCGGCTACCGCACGTTCAAGGACTGA
- a CDS encoding HupE/UreJ family protein — protein sequence MNNTLRTLGTIAALTASASVSAHTGHGTETLLTGLAHPLGLDHLLAMVAVGVWSAAALPIGQRITGPATFMAALLAGALAGAAGLVLPGTEALIALSVVVFGAMLAFAQRIPARGGLVLVGLAALMHGLAHGAELPAGGGFVGYALGFLATTALLHSAGLGLGHAMLRLHGVAWRLLGAGVGVTGLVLLTRV from the coding sequence ATGAACAACACCCTCCGCACCCTGGGCACCATCGCGGCGCTCACCGCCAGCGCCAGCGTCAGCGCCCACACGGGGCACGGCACCGAGACGCTGCTCACCGGGCTGGCGCACCCGCTCGGCCTGGACCACCTGCTGGCGATGGTCGCCGTGGGCGTCTGGTCGGCGGCGGCGCTGCCGATCGGTCAGCGGATCACGGGGCCCGCCACCTTCATGGCCGCGCTGCTGGCCGGCGCACTGGCGGGCGCCGCCGGGCTGGTGCTGCCGGGCACCGAGGCGTTGATCGCGCTGAGCGTGGTCGTCTTCGGCGCGATGCTGGCGTTCGCCCAGCGGATTCCAGCCCGCGGCGGCCTGGTGCTGGTGGGCCTGGCGGCGTTGATGCACGGGCTGGCCCACGGCGCCGAACTGCCCGCCGGTGGTGGCTTCGTCGGCTACGCGCTCGGTTTCCTGGCCACGACCGCGCTGCTGCACAGCGCCGGCCTGGGCCTGGGGCACGCGATGCTGCGCCTGCACGGCGTGGCATGGCGGCTGCTCGGCGCGGGGGTCGGCGTGACCGGCCTGGTTCTGCTGACCCGCGTGTGA
- a CDS encoding nickel-dependent hydrogenase large subunit, with amino-acid sequence MGVIETQGFQLDNTGRRIVVDPVTRIEGHMRCEVNVDSNNVIRNAVSTGTMWRGLEVILKGRDPRDAWAFVERICGVCTGCHALASVRAVEDALGIKIPLNAHLIREMMAKTLQVHDHAVHFYHLHALDWVDIVSALKADPKQTSALQQMVSPSHPMSSPGYFRDIQTRLKKFVEAGQLGPFMNGYWGSKAYVLPPEANLMAVTHYLEALDLQKEWVKVHTIFGGKNPHPNYLVGGVPCAINIDGNGAAGAPINMERLNFVEARIKEMIEFNNNVYIPDVLAIGTIYKQAGWLHGGGLSATNVADYGTYEKVPYDFSTHQLPGGVILNGNWDEILPIDPRDPEQVQEFVTHSWYKYGDETKGLHPWDGVTEPNYQLGANTKGTRTNIEHIDEGAKYSWIKAPRWRGHAVEVGPLSRYILGYAHASKGNKFCQRVKEQVDSAAVAINSAIPKALGMPETNYTLKQLLPTTIGRTLARALESQYAAEMMYDDFKQLIGNLKAGDTATANVEKWDPATWPKEAKGVGTVAAPRGMLGHWIKIKDGKIENYQCVVPTTWNGSPRDAKGQIGAFEASLMNTPMVNPEQPVEILRTLHSFDPCLACSTHVMSPDGQELTTVKVR; translated from the coding sequence ATGGGCGTCATCGAAACCCAAGGCTTCCAGCTCGACAACACCGGCCGGCGCATCGTCGTCGACCCGGTCACCCGCATCGAAGGCCACATGCGCTGCGAGGTGAACGTCGACAGCAACAACGTCATCCGCAACGCGGTGTCCACCGGCACGATGTGGCGCGGCCTCGAAGTCATCCTCAAGGGCCGCGACCCGCGCGACGCCTGGGCGTTTGTCGAGCGGATCTGCGGCGTCTGCACCGGCTGCCACGCGCTGGCCAGCGTGCGCGCCGTGGAAGACGCGCTCGGCATCAAGATCCCGCTGAACGCGCACCTGATCCGCGAAATGATGGCCAAGACGCTGCAGGTCCACGACCACGCGGTCCACTTCTACCACCTGCACGCGCTCGACTGGGTCGACATCGTCTCCGCGCTCAAGGCCGATCCGAAGCAGACCAGCGCGCTGCAGCAGATGGTCTCGCCGTCGCACCCGATGTCCTCGCCGGGCTATTTCCGCGACATCCAGACCCGGCTGAAAAAGTTCGTCGAAGCGGGCCAGCTCGGCCCGTTCATGAACGGCTACTGGGGTTCGAAGGCGTATGTGCTGCCGCCCGAGGCGAACCTGATGGCGGTGACGCACTACCTGGAAGCGCTCGACCTGCAGAAGGAGTGGGTCAAGGTCCACACCATCTTCGGCGGCAAGAACCCGCACCCGAACTACCTCGTCGGCGGCGTGCCCTGCGCGATCAACATCGACGGCAATGGTGCGGCCGGCGCTCCGATCAACATGGAGCGGCTGAACTTCGTCGAGGCGCGCATCAAGGAGATGATCGAGTTCAACAACAACGTCTACATCCCGGACGTGCTCGCCATCGGCACGATCTACAAGCAGGCCGGCTGGCTGCACGGCGGCGGCCTCTCGGCGACGAACGTGGCCGATTACGGCACCTACGAGAAAGTCCCCTACGACTTCAGCACGCACCAGTTGCCCGGCGGCGTGATCCTGAACGGCAACTGGGACGAGATCCTGCCGATCGACCCGCGCGACCCGGAGCAGGTGCAGGAGTTCGTCACCCACAGTTGGTACAAGTACGGCGACGAGACCAAGGGCCTGCACCCGTGGGACGGCGTGACCGAACCGAACTACCAGCTCGGCGCCAACACCAAGGGCACCCGCACCAACATCGAACACATCGACGAAGGCGCCAAGTATTCGTGGATCAAGGCCCCGCGCTGGCGCGGCCACGCGGTGGAGGTCGGGCCGCTGTCGCGCTACATCCTCGGCTACGCGCACGCCAGCAAGGGCAACAAGTTCTGCCAGCGCGTCAAGGAGCAGGTGGACAGCGCCGCGGTGGCGATCAACAGCGCGATCCCGAAGGCGCTGGGCATGCCGGAAACGAACTACACGCTCAAGCAACTGCTGCCCACCACCATCGGCCGCACGCTGGCCCGCGCGCTGGAAAGCCAGTACGCCGCCGAGATGATGTACGACGACTTCAAGCAGCTCATCGGCAACCTCAAGGCCGGCGACACCGCCACGGCGAACGTCGAGAAGTGGGATCCCGCCACGTGGCCGAAGGAGGCCAAGGGCGTGGGCACGGTCGCCGCCCCGCGCGGGATGCTGGGCCACTGGATCAAGATCAAGGACGGCAAGATCGAGAACTACCAGTGCGTCGTGCCGACCACCTGGAACGGCTCGCCGCGCGACGCCAAGGGCCAGATCGGCGCCTTCGAGGCCAGCCTGATGAACACGCCGATGGTCAACCCGGAGCAGCCGGTCGAGATCCTGCGCACGCTGCACTCGTTCGACCCCTGCCTGGCCTGCTCGACCCACGTCATGAGCCCGGACGGCCAGGAACTCACCACCGTCAAGGTGCGCTGA
- a CDS encoding hydrogenase small subunit: METFYEVMRRQGISRRSLLKYCSLTATSLGLGPAFVPQIAHAMETKPRTPVLWLHGLECTCCSESFIRSAHPLAKDVVLSMISLDYDDTLMAAAGHQAEAILDEIIEKYKGNYILAVEGNPPLNEDGMFCIQSGKPFIEKLKRVAKDCKMIIAWGSCASWGCVQAAKPNPTQATPIHKVITDKPIIKVPGCPPIAEVMTGVITYMLTFDKIPELDRQGRPKMFYSQRIHDKCYRRPHFDAGQFVESFDDEYARKGYCLYKVGCKGPTTYNACSTVQWNEGTSFPIKAGHGCIGCSEDGFWDKGSFYDRLTTIHQFGVEGTADQIGGTAAGVVGAAVAAHAAVSVLKRVASKPDDAAPRA, from the coding sequence ATGGAAACGTTCTACGAGGTGATGCGGCGCCAGGGCATCTCGCGCCGCAGCCTGCTGAAATACTGCTCGCTCACCGCCACGTCGCTCGGCCTCGGCCCCGCGTTCGTGCCGCAGATCGCGCATGCGATGGAAACCAAGCCGCGCACCCCCGTGCTGTGGCTGCACGGGCTGGAATGCACCTGCTGCTCGGAGTCGTTCATCCGCTCGGCGCATCCGCTGGCCAAGGATGTCGTGCTGTCGATGATCTCGCTCGACTACGACGACACGCTGATGGCCGCCGCCGGGCACCAGGCCGAGGCCATCCTCGACGAGATCATCGAGAAGTACAAAGGCAACTACATCCTGGCCGTCGAGGGCAACCCGCCGCTCAATGAAGACGGGATGTTCTGCATCCAGTCCGGCAAACCCTTCATCGAGAAGCTCAAGCGCGTCGCCAAAGACTGCAAGATGATCATCGCCTGGGGTTCGTGCGCGTCGTGGGGCTGCGTCCAGGCCGCCAAGCCGAACCCGACCCAGGCCACCCCGATCCACAAGGTCATCACCGACAAGCCCATCATCAAGGTGCCCGGCTGCCCGCCCATCGCCGAGGTGATGACCGGCGTGATCACCTACATGCTGACCTTCGACAAGATCCCCGAACTGGATCGCCAGGGCCGGCCGAAGATGTTCTACAGCCAGCGCATCCACGACAAGTGCTACCGCCGCCCGCACTTCGACGCCGGCCAGTTCGTCGAGAGCTTCGACGACGAGTACGCCCGCAAGGGGTATTGCCTCTACAAGGTCGGCTGCAAGGGCCCGACCACCTACAACGCCTGCTCCACCGTGCAGTGGAACGAGGGCACCAGCTTCCCGATCAAGGCCGGCCACGGCTGCATCGGCTGCAGCGAGGACGGCTTCTGGGACAAGGGCTCGTTCTACGACCGCCTGACCACGATCCACCAGTTCGGCGTCGAAGGCACGGCCGACCAGATCGGCGGCACGGCAGCCGGCGTCGTCGGCGCGGCGGTCGCGGCGCACGCGGCGGTGTCCGTGCTCAAGCGCGTGGCCAGCAAGCCCGACGACGCGGCACCCCGGGCCTGA